The following proteins come from a genomic window of Aphelocoma coerulescens isolate FSJ_1873_10779 chromosome 18, UR_Acoe_1.0, whole genome shotgun sequence:
- the BAHCC1 gene encoding BAH and coiled-coil domain-containing protein 1 — protein MDGRDFAPPPRLLSERGSLGHRHGTGRVAGSAHGAVQPPGHFQPTKYFPAPISMATHTAGSSLMGSAPPSSFMGGFLSGSLGSGGPSHPAGPTASPPEPAFCGPHSGTSQIWFSHSHEAPGYPRFSGSLASTFLPMGHLDHHGNGNVLYGQHRFYESQKDNFYLRNLPAQPPLLPASHGFPGIARAAPGPPAGSCSRERDAGPLPKTPKDYERFLAGKEKGGKGDPKERLPEEDPKERHKAVLPVPPEGHCKEGVPPRGSGDGRPKPLASCLLGAKGLDGDGARAALPSCAGSALPRAARCAPKEREPGVPEAPQPYGEAVERRQMLHHAVSYAVPAAGSFPCLPLHAGPEVLCPLPEPPTRELKLSGATLVPSVGPPTDKSRSFQAESGGMERGDGKERHSEAGTEPYGAPFHHPLKAEGPAERRLEWGAPGTRLKGLEYLGGGAAEGPPFSGRCPAPKAGLEKGYFEVPPAPDCSRAPRPDPLGVRVGPSCCTLEKGPPKDLPAQKVARIRHQQHPEAEAAEGKRKPLELGALGYGGHPLPPWGVQGQGPPLAVAEERKGGPYLDPFGAGLVRAQEVPNAPDEVSAMKNLLKYSNGALLGGQKGPPFVGLGSAKGSCAHQDAKFPSGKGQPELERPDCARGREHEALGPGGTEGEVRQPPVGIAVAVARQKDTLGRHEPYGTGGTGSTGRQRAAAGVKAGTARPVHLMELEAEEERGRLCEERLGLPGRDILLQDNKDLVEFARMHPSGGCPGELTPHLMMAGGSSLPAGQLGGDPAAHAHPAHTHWLPRTRSPSIWMGGHSYGIGHPALHQNLPPAFPASMPSAMQPVFPLAQDPPTQLVILPTEPPTHGTPHTLADVMDQASLWPPMYPGRGPGAHLQHTGQLPVYPRSQFLRQQELYALQQQQQQQQQQQQQQQRAAQALEIQRQVHGQRKPEEQPLELEEGGPEKPLKPSHKAVALNPPAKGLTSAAPAPPKLSPCCHSPALRHPAKCPVTLPTAPCTLPACPAASPAVAPRSPAASPLPAPSKGGDGEDARGEGQPPRRYPKPLEPDLPPGYGYPAAAMGYPAAHSAEPADPDPVHAGSPPAEPEQSRTFSPTAEALREPGPPRDPPAEGPGTLLHRHHLLLPPGPLCGERGAAPAGGGTEEPFGGHREGAQGAPEQPEQQHPVPEGGGSPLPPTAEEEEEEEDEDEEEEEGDSDGSEPEGSCDEEEDGDVPAGRQGCSGGLEALIAAGIDLGELPALEEPEEPPPAPPSPAPHPSGIPGIALLSELADLELRRRRCDLAREGEDEELLAFNLQNLATVAAAWSLVEAAGREGSPPALSPLPVSPPPRARVPRRKYTWTPKTKAVCPLKAAMEQLNTQEVEVRMRLAELQRRYKEKQRELVRLQRRHDHERDESSRSPARRGPGRPRKRKHSSALGRAESRKVKAVKTSLSLLCAELRGDPEPQKKRSKLAGGTFGSLQGSPLKQKVKGKGLPPGLSPFRRRDPNPGARIQKKLNRPKGSKGSKYQGQDPGPRQPPHFRDEPEGDTDSEEGDEEPGLSLPAGPVAVLGPSPSSVVKMEANEKAKKKKERQGLLGPCRLGSPEGEVKIKRRPVKPGGAGKLEKVPGRRKAGGCPEGSKKKLKAKAKESLRPPAPGGPSPPGAPGSLFGGTDPRLLGPRDEGARLGERGKKGTRKSKGLQAALRRKNGALSLALSPRSAKTILSKGKKLAKVKSKVATKQCKGRAVSKLLESFTVEDDFDFDDNSSFSEEEEELGGCLAGGARGGVPHACAIQKEDLRDGLHILIPKEDSLLYAGSVRTIQPPDIYSIIIEGERGNRQRIYSQEQLLQEAVLDVRPQSRRSLPPGTRVCAYWSQKSRCLYPGNVVRGSSSDEEEEDAEAVLVEFDDGDTGHIAVSNIRLLPPDFKIQCTEPSPALLVSSSCRRAKRACGDVGTPGALPPTLCPDHGPQPPRNSGRKAAGKEKSGKAVEGLSGGRGPALGDAAAGRRGGSLLSWATVAQTKRKAANKGSAVLQNLFQVNGSAKKLRAKETLFPLHHHHHHLAAPVFGNAFGADSFGRIASSYGSFGAGTGLVLPAAQKLLRSKKAERLEAEVGRSGRRKAAGSEFLVKLDHEGVTSPKNKTCKALLLAEKDFGARLERPLGSHGYGHAGLGGRERRGRAAAHPLPVGLALRKYSGHGDFALNCDSDCHSSYSDMDEDEDAGGLGADVPSRFMTRLSVSSSSSGSSTSSSSGSISTSSLCSSDNEDSSYSSEDEDSALLLQTCLSHPVPALLAQPDALRPKGTAPQRCFLSKAAAAGPKAKLKRKDPLSFAKAKEFSRRQRLPSVENRPKISAFLPARQLWRWSGNPTQRRGMKGKARKLFYKAIVRGKETLRVGDCAVFLSAGRPNLPYIGRIESMWESWASNMVVKVKWFYHPEETKLGKRQSDGKNALYQSCHEDENDVQTISHKCQVVGREHYEQLTRGRRCQDRQDLYYLAGTYDPTTGRLVTADGVPILC, from the exons ccGGCAGCAGCCTGATGGGGAGTgcccccccctcctccttcaTGGGGGGCTTCCTGAGTGGCAGCCTGGGCTCTGGGGGGCCCAGCCACCCTGCCGGCCCCACCGCCTCCCCCCCAGAACCGGCCTTCTGTGGGCCCCACTCCGGCACCTCCCAGATCTGGTTCTCCCACTCCCACGAAG ccccggggTACCCCCGCTTCTCCGGGAGCTTGGCCTCCACCTTCCTGCCCATGGGCCACCTGGACCACCACGGCAATGGCAACGTGCTCTATGGCCAGCACCGTTTCTACGAGAGCCAGAAAG ATAACTTCTACCTGCGGAACCTTCCGGCGCAGCCCCCCCTGCTCCCCGCCAGCCACGGCTTCCCCGGCAtcgcccgcgccgcccccgggccccccgccggctcctgcagccgggAGCGGGACGCcggccccctccccaagacccccaaggaCTACGAGCGCTTCCTGGCGGGCAAGGAGAAGGGGGGCAAGGGGGACCCCAAGGAGCGGCTGCCCGAGGAGGACCCGAAGGAGCGGCACAAGGCGGTGCTGCCGGTGCCGCCCGAGGGGCACTGCAAGGAGGGGGTGCCGCCGCGGGGGTCCGGCGACGGGCGCCCCAAGCCCCTGGCCTCGTGCCTGCTGGGGGCCAAGGGGCTGGACGGGGACGGTGCCCGCGCCGCGCTGCCCAGCTGTGCCGGGAGCGCCctgccccgcgccgcccgctgCGCCCCCAAGGAGCGGGAGCCGGGGGTCCCCGAGGCCCCCCAGCCCTACGGCGAGGCGGTGGAGCGGCGGCAGATGCTGCACCACGCCGTGTCCTACGCCGTGCCCGCCGCCGGCTCCTTCCCCTGCCTCCCGCTCCACGCCGGCCCCGAGGTGCTGTGCCCGCTGCCCGAGCCCCCCACCCGCGAGCTGAAGCTCAGCGGGGCTACGCTGGTGCCCTCGGTGGGGCCCCCGACGGACAAGAGCCGCTCCTTCCAGGCGGAGTCCGGCGGGATGGAGCGCGGGGACGGCAAGGAGCGGCACTCCGAGGCGGGCACTGAGCCCTACGGTGCCCCCTTCCACCACCCGCTGAAGGCCGAGGGGCCAGCGGAGCGGCGGCTGGAGTGGGGGGCTCCGGGCACCCGGCTGAAGGGGCTGGAGTACCTGGGGGGGGGCGCAGCCGAAGGACCCCCCTTCTCCGGCCGGTGCCCGGCGCCCAAGGCAGGTCTGGAGAAGGGCTACTTCGAGGTGCCGCCGGCCCCTGACTGCTCCCGCGCCCCCCGGCCCGACCCCCTGGGCGTCCGCGTCGGCCCCTCCTGCTGCACTTTAGAGAAGGGCCCCCCCAAGGACCTCCCGGCCCAGAAGGTGGCTCGGATccggcaccagcagcaccccgAGGCGGAGGCGGCCGAGGGCAAGCGCAAGCCCCTGGAGTTGGGTGCCCTGGGGTACGGCGGGCACCCCCTGCCCCCCtggggggtgcagggccaggggccccCCCTGGCTGTGGCGGAGGAGCGGAAGGGGGGGCCCTACCTGGACCCCTTCGGCGCGGGGCTGGTGCGGGCGCAGGAGGTGCCCAACGCCCCTGACGAGGTGTCGGCCATGAAGAACCTGCTCAAGTACAGCAACGGGGCACTGCTGGGGGGGCAGAAGGGCCCCCCCTTCGTGGGGCTGGGCAGCGCCAAGGGCAGCTGCGCCCACCAGGATGCCAAATTCCCATCGGGAAAGGGTCAGCCGGAGCTGGAGCGGCCGGACTGCGCCCGCGGCCGGGAGCACGAGGCGTTGGGCCCCGGCGGCACCGAGGGCGAGGTGCGGCAGCCGCCCGTGGGCATCGCGGTGGCCGTGGCGCGGCAGAAGGACACGCTGGGCCGCCACGAGCCCTACGGCACCGGCGGCACCGGCAGCACCGGGCGGCAGCGGGCGGCTGCGGGAGTGAAAG CGGGCACCGCGCGCCCCGTGCACCTGATGGAgctggaggcggaggaggagcgAGGCCGGCTGTGCGAGGAGCGCCTGGGGCTGCCCGGGAGGGACATCCTGCTCCA GGACAACAAGGACCTGGTGGAGTTCGCCCGGATGCACCCATCGGGGGGGTGTCCTGGGGAGCTGACCCCCCACCTGATGATGGCGGGGGGCTCATCGCTGCCGGCGGGGCAGCTCGGGGGGGACCCCGCTGCCCACGCCCACCCTGCACACACGCACTGGCTGCCCCGCACCCGCAGCCCCTCCATCTGGATGGGGGGACACTCCTATG GCATCGGGCACCCTGCCCTGCACCAGAACCTGCCCCCTGCCTTCCCCGCCTCCATGCCCAGCGCCATGCAGCCCGTGTTCCCCCTCGCCCAGGACCCCCCTACGCAGCTCGTCATCCTCCCCACGGAGCCCCCCACCCATGGCACCCCCCACACGCTGG CCGACGTGATGGACCAGGCGTCGCTGTGGCCCCCCATGTACCCGGGCCGGGGTCCCGGTGCCCACCTGCAGCACACGGGGCAGCTCCCCGTGTACCCACGGTCGCAGTTCCTGCGGCAGCAGGAGCTCtatgccctgcagcagcagcagcagcagcaacagcagcagcagcagcagcagcaacggGCGGCCCAGGCCCTCGAGATCCAGCGCCAGGTGCACGGCCAG CGGAAGCCggaggagcagcccctggagctggaggaggggggtcccgagAAGCCCCTCAAACCCTCCCACAAAGCAGTTGCCTTAAACCCCCCGGCCAAGGGCCTGACCTCGGCGGCCCCCGCGCCCCCCAAGCTGTCCCCGTGCTGCCACTCGCCGGCCCTGCGGCACCCGGCCAAGTGCCCCGTGACCCTGCCCACGGCCCCCTGCACTTTACCCGCCTGCCCCGCCGCCAGCCCCGCCGTGGCCCCCCGCTCGCCGGCCGCCagccccctgcccgcccccaGCAAGGGCGGCGACGGCGAGGACGCGCGGGGCGAGGGGCAGCCCCCCCGCCGCTATCCCAAACCCCTGGAGCCAG ACCTGCCCCCCGGGTATGGCTACCCCGCCGCCGCCATGGGCTACCCCGCGGCGCACTCGGCCGAGCCGGCGGACCCCGACCCCGTGCACGCCGGCTCCCCGCCCGCCGAGCCCGAGCAGTCCCGGACCTTCAGCCCCACGGCCGAGGCGCTGCGGGAGCCGGGCCCCCCGCGGGACCCCCCGGCCGAGGGTCCCGGGACGCTGCTGCACCGGCaccacctgctgctccccccGGGGCCGCTCTGCGGGGAGCGGGGCGCAGCGCCGGCCGGCGGCGGCACCGAGGAGCCCTtcggggggcaccgggagggGGCTCAGGGAGCGCCGGAGCAGCCGGAGCAGCAGCACCCCGTGCCCGAGGGGGGGGGCTCCCCGCTGCCCCCCACtgcggaggaggaggaagaggaggaggatgaggacgaggaggaggaagaaggcgacagcgatggctcggagccaGAGGGCAGCtgcgacgaggaggaggatggtgaCGTCCCCGCTGGGCGCCAGGGCTGCTCGGGCGGGCTGGAGGCGCTGATCGCCGCCGGCATCGACCTGGGGGAGCTGCCGGCGCTGGAGGAACCCGAggagccccccccggcccccccttCGCCCGCCCCCCACCCCTCAGGGATCCCCGGCATCGCCCTGCTCAGCGAACTCGCCGACCTGGAGCTGCGCCGGCGCCGCTGTGACCTGGCCAGGGAAG GTGaggatgaggagctgctggcctTCAACCTGCAGAACCTGGCCACGGTGGCGGCTGCCTGGTCGCTGGTggaggcggcggggcgggagggCAGCCCCCCCGCACTCAGCCCcctgcccgtgtcccccccgccccgcgcccgcgtCCCCCGGCGCAAGTACACgtggacccccaaaaccaaggcc gtgtgcccgctgAAGGCGGCCATGGAGCAGCTGAACACGCAGGAGGTGGAGGTGCGGATGCGCCTGGCCGAGCTCCAGCGCCGCTACAAGGAGAAGCAGCGGGAGCTGGTGAGGCTGCAGCGGCGCCACGACCACGA GCGTGACGAGAGCTCCCGGAGCCCGGCGCGGCGCGGGCCGGGGCGGCCGAGGAAGCGGAAACACTCcagtgccctgggcagggccgaGAGCCGCAAGGTCAA GGCGGTGAAGAccagcctgtccctgctgtgtgctGAGCTGCGGGGGGACCCCGAGCcccagaagaagaggagcaaacTGGCGGGGGGGACCTTCGGcagcctccagggctccccg CTGAAGCAGAAGGTGAAGGGCAAGGGGCTGCCCCCCGGGCTCAGCCCCTTCCGCCGGAGGGACCCCAACCCTGGCGCCCGCATCCAGAAGAAGCTGAACCGGCCCAAGGGCTCCAAGGGCTCCAAGTACCAGGGGCAGGACCCCGGTCCCCGGCAGCCCCCCCACTTCAGAG ACGAGCCCGAGGGGGACACGGACAGTGAGGAGGGGGACGAGGAGCCGGGGCTGTCATTGCCCGCAGGGCcggtggctgtgctggggcccTCCCCATCCTCCGTGGTGAAGATGGAGGCCAACGAGAAGgccaagaagaagaaagagaggcaGGGGCTGCTAG GTCCCTGCCGCCTGGGCAGCCCCGAGGGGGAGGTGAAGATCAAGCGGCGGCCAGTGAAGCCGGGGGGAGCTGGGAAGCTGGAGAAGGTGCCGGGCCGGCGGAAGGCAGGGGGCTGCCCCGAGGGCAGCAAGAAGAAGCTGAAAGCCAAGGCCAAGGAGAGCCTGCGGCCCCCAGCCCCCGGCggccccagccccccgggagccCCCGGCAGCCTCTTTGGGGGCACCGACCCCCGGCTGTTGGGGCCGCGGGACGAGGGGGCTCGGCTGGGAGAGAGGGGCAAGAAGGGCACCCGCAAGAGCAAAGGGCTGCAGGCGGCCCTCAGg CGCAAGAACGGGGCGCTCTCGCTGGCCCTCTCCCCCCGGAGCGCCAAGACCATCCTGAGCAAGGGCAAGAAGCTGGCCAAGGTCAAGAGCAAAGTGGCCACCAAACAG TGCAAGGGCCGGGCCGTCAGCAAACTCCTGGAGAGCTTCACTGTGGAGGACGACTTCGACTTCGACGACAACAGCAGCTTctcggaggaggaggaggagctggggggctgcctggcggggggggcgcgcgggggggtgCCCCACGCCTGCGCCATCCAGAAGGAGGATCTGCGGGATGGGCTGCACATCCTGATCCCCAAGGAGGACAGCCTGCTCTACGCCGGCAGCGTGCGCACCATCCAGCCCCCCGACAT ctacAGCATCATCATCGAGGGTGAGCGGGGGAACCGGCAGCGCATCTACtcgcaggagcagctgctgcaggaggcg GTCCTCGATGTCCGGCCGCAGTCGCGCCGGAGCCTCCCGCCCGGCACCCGCGTCTGCGCCTACTGGAGCCAGAAATCCCGGTGCCTCTATCCGGGGAATGTGGTGCGAG GCTCCTCCagcgacgaggaggaggaggacgccGAGGCCGTGCTGGTGGAGTTCGATgatggggacacgggacacATCGCTGTGTCCAACATCCGCCTGCTGCCCCCCGACTTCAAGATCCAAT GCACCGAGCCCTCCCCGGCCCTGCTGGTGTCCAGCTCCTGCCGGCGGGCGAAGCGGGCGTGCGGCGACGTGGGCACCCCTGGGGCGCTGCCCCCCACGCTCTGCCCCGACCAcggcccccagcccccccggaATTCCGGCAGGAAGGCGGCCGGCAAGGAGAAAAGTG GCAAAGCCGTGGAGGGGCTGTcggggggccgggggccggCGCTGGGCGATGCCGCGGCCGGGCGGCGCGGAGGGTCCCTGCTCAGCTGGGCCACCGTGGCACAGACCAAGCGGAAGGCGGCGAACAAGGGCTCGGCCGTGCTCCAGAACCTCTTCCAGGTCAACGGCAGCGCCAAGAAGCTGCGGGCCAAGGAGACCCTGTTCCCTctgcaccaccaccaccaccacctcgcTGCCCCTGTCTTCGGCAACGCCTTTGGCGCCGACTCCTTCGGCCGCATCGCCAGCTCCTATGGCTCCTTCGGCGCCGGCACCGGGCTGGTGCTGCCGgcggcccagaagctcctgcgcTCCAAGAAAGCCGAGCGGCTGGAGGCCGAGGTGGGCAGGAGCGGGCGCAGGAAGGCGGCGGGCAGCGAGTTCCTGGTCAAGCTGGACCACGAAGGGGTGACGTCCCCCAAGAACAAGACGTGCAAGGCGCTGCTGTTGGCCGAGAAGGACTTTGgggccaggctggagcggcCGCTGGGCAGCCACGGCTACGGACACGCCGGCCTGGGCGGCCGGGAGCGCAGGGGCCGCGCGGCCGCACACCCGCTGCCCGTGGGGCTGGCGCTGCGCAAGTACTCGGGGCACGGGGACTTCGCCCTGAACTGCGACAGCGACTGCCACAGCTCCTACTCGGACatggacgaggacgaggacgcgGGTGGGCTCGGCGCCGACGTCCCCTCGCGCTTCATGACGCGCCTCTCCgtgtcctcctcttcctcgggttCCTCCACCTCGTCCAGCTCCGGCTCCATCTCCACCTCCAGCCTCTGCTCCTCGGACAATGAGGATTCCTCCTACAGCTCGGAGGACGAGGACTCGGCGCTGCTGCTCCAGACCTGCCTGTCGCACCCGGTGCCGGCGCTGCTGGCACAGCCGGACGCGCTGCGGCCCAAGGGCACCGCGCCCCAGCGCTGCTTCCTGTCCAAggcggccgccgccggccccAAGGCCAAGCTCAAGCGCAAGGACCCCCTCAGCTTCGCCAAAGCCAAAGAGTTCTCCCGGCGGCAGCGCCTGCCCTCGGTGGAAAACCGGCCAAAGATCTCCGCCTTCCTGCCCGCACGCCAGCTCTGGAGGTGGTCGGGGAACCCCACGCAG CGGCGCGGCATGAAGGGCAAGGCGCGGAAGCTGTTCTACAAGGCCATCGTGCGCGGCAAGGAGACGCTGCGCGTGGGCGACTGCGCCGTGTTCCTGTCGGCCGGGCGGCCCAACCTGCCCTACATCGGCCGCATCGAGAGCATGTGGGAGTCCTGGGCCAGCAACATGGTGGTCAAGGTCAAGTGGTTCTACCACCCCGAGGAGACCAAGCTGGGCAAGCGCCAGAGTGACGGCAAG AACGCGCTGTACCAGTCGTGCCACGAGGACGAGAACGACGTGCAGACCATCTCGCACAAGTGCCAGGTGGTGGGCCGGGAGCACTACGAGCAGCTGAcgcgcggccgccgctgccAGGACCGCCAGGACCTCTATTACCTGGCGGGCACCTACGACCCCACCACGGGCCGCCTGGTGACCGCCGACGGGGTGCCCATCCTGTGCTGA